One segment of Acropora muricata isolate sample 2 chromosome 8, ASM3666990v1, whole genome shotgun sequence DNA contains the following:
- the LOC136926675 gene encoding tenascin-like translates to MKVLFVIAALICVIPASVEATQQCVSCTGGGCQKSSLKTESCDKKCFKMLLRAKSPDQDDPFVVKGCTSDGLFYRSSCVNRCYNSKKEFGSSLYYKCVFCCSGDKCNSCSRMKSGIIMDVVSAAIALIKSEPARCNSDKDCLAKQAKCIRRECHCVKKFAFGDGKTKCEQWAECPFKTDPCKAAGRKQSKNSHCVRKPETQTVACRCDSGYFGRPQKPSCMKDKGAGDHSCLTDKNCPHYSKCVKNKCTCRFELTGDGETCKAAPPMSCSKNDDCHADKGKCVAGMCFCDGFFVGNGVVCRDAKPCAMDVKCGSHSTCMVDPLFPKTPICKCEVGYKKTKKGKCVECLNNTDCNQVQATCYNGICKCKDELIKDEKMCKPAPLHACKADIDCDARAKCLDRRCICQGNTTGNGKYCRVSLECSHQHQCGSHGTCQLDPLLPNEPKCRCELGYSYEKDGKCIECLHNKHCASYSTCVDGVCKCKDELIKDEKTCKPAPLQLCDEDHKCHKKADCFHGKCYCKGNLTGNGLFCRDSLSCPDYFQCTNNSVCVVDPLIPKTPTCKCLLGFKMSPDGKCEEISQCLKRGLLCPNGTICVKSANDTFDCVCKEGLKMIGGPQDFTCKEGGEAF, encoded by the exons ATGAAGGTATTGTTCGTTATTGCAGCCCTAATCTGTGTGATTCCTGCCTCTGTGGAAGCTACCCAGCAGTGTGTCTCCTGTACAGGTGGCGGATGCCAGAAAAGTAGTCTGAAGACAGAGTCTTGCGacaagaaatgttttaaaatgctcttGCGGGCAAAAAGCCCTGACCAAGACGACCCGTTTGTCGTGAAAGGATGCACCAGTGACGGCTTATTTTACCGATCATCATGTGTCAACCGATGTTACAACTCAAAGAAGGAGTTTGGCTCATCTCTGTACTATAAGTGTGTGTTTTGTTGCTCCGGAGACAAATGCAATTCCTGTTCACGGATGAAGAGTGGAATAATCATGGATGTCGTGTCTGCTGCTATTGCGTTGATCAAAT CTGAACCGGCAAGATGCAACTCTGACAAGGACTGTTTAGCAAAACAAGCAAAGTGCATCAGGAGAGAATGTCACTGCGTCAAGAAATTCGCATTTGGAGACGGAAAAACGAAATGCGAAC AATGGGCCGAATGTCCTTTCAAAACCGACCCCTGCAAGGCCGCTGGACGGAAACAATCAAAGAACTCGCATTGCGTTAGGAAGCCTGAAACACAAACAGTGGCTTGTCGATGTGACAGCGGATACTTCGGAAGACCACAAAAGCCTTCATGTATGAAGGATAAGGGAG CCGGAGACCATTCATGCTTGACGGACAAAAACTGCCCTCATTATTCTAAGTGTGTTAAAAACAAATGCACCTGTCGTTTTGAATTAACTGGGGACGGCGAGACATGCAAAGCTG CACCACCGATGTCTTGCAGCAAAAATGATGATTGTCATGCTGACAAAGGAAAGTGTGTTGCAGGAATGTGTTTCTGTGATGGATTTTTCGTTGGCAATGGTGTAGTGTGCAGAG ACGCAAAGCCTTGTGCAATGGATGTAAAATGTGGAAGCCATTCCACTTGTATGGTGGATCCACTGTTCCCAAAAACTCCCATCTGCAAATGTGAAGTTGGATATAAGAAAACCAAGAAGGGTAAATGTGTCG AGTGCTTAAACAACACGGATTGTAATCAGGTCCAGGCAACGTGTTATAATGGGATATGCAAGTGTAAGGACGAGTTGATTAAAGACGAGAAAATGTGTAAACCCG CACCTTTGCACGCGTGCAAAGCGGATATTGATTGTGACGCTCGGGCGAAATGTCTGGACAGGAGATGTATTTGTCAAGGCAACACGACCGGTAATGGCAAATACTGTAGAG TATCGTTGGAATGCTCGCACCAACATCAATGTGGTAGCCATGGTACCTGTCAATTGGATCCTCTTCTCCCAAACGAGCCAAAATGTAGATGTGAACTGGGATACAGTTATGAAAAGGATGGCAAGTGTATCG AATGCCTCCACAATAAGCATTGTGCGTCGTATTCAACGTGCGTCGATGGCGTATGCAAATGCAAAGACGAACTTATCAAGGACGAAAAGACCTGCAAACCAG CACCACTGCAACTGTGCGACGAAGATCACAAGTGCCACAAAAAAGCCGACTGCTTCCATGGTAAATGTTATTGTAAAGGAAATCTCACAGGAAACGGTCTCTTTTGCAGAG ACTCTCTATCTTGTCCGGATTATTTCCAGTGCACGAACAACTCTGTTTGTGTTGTTGATCCTTTAATTCCAAAAACGCCAACATGCAAATGTCTGCTGGGATTTAAAATGTCCCCCGATGGAAAATGCGAAG AAATCAGTCAGTGTCTCAAGAGAGGGTTGTTGTGTCCAAAcggaacaatttgtgtcaaatcaGCGAATGATACATTCGATTGTGTTTGCAAAGAGGGGCTTAAAATGATCGGTGGACCTCAAGACTTCACTTGCAAAGAAG GTGGCGAGGCATTTTGA
- the LOC136925872 gene encoding uncharacterized protein, with protein MAGILSRIFEKSCPTFMMGQRRLIAKTATIQDDKVERKMGKEARKEERREIVKEITKGYFADLREFRKNGGKRFFALGRPIEQKDSLPFPDLKARNLAKKEVDLQKVFPGHVTLLLLWFRGFGEIMCDKYRLPFVKSFKCEPKAQCYEVNVVDGLFFKPFSKWFERNLRAQRPVERHNNYLCFSGNAKSIKERFLENTIVGHAFLVDGNGLVRWKAHANPTDEEIKFMLDCSKLMLKDTYNHAGSNNYATSNRR; from the exons ATGGCGGGTATTTTGAGTAGGATATTCGAAAAATCGTGCCCAACTTTTATGATGGGTCAAAGACGCCTCATAGCAAAAACAGCCACCATTCAAGACGACAAAGTAGAAAGGAAAATGGGAAAAGAAGcgagaaaggaagaaagaaggGAAAT AGTAAAGGAGATAACCAAGGGGTATTTTGCTGACCTCCGTG AGTTTCGAAAAAATGGTGGAAAGAGATTCTTTGCCCTCGGAAGGCCAATTGAACAGAAG GACTCACTTCCTTTCCCTGACCTCAAAGCAAGGAATCTAGCTAAAAAGGAAGTTGATTTACAAAAAGTATTTCCTGGGCATGTTACGCTTCTTCTGCTATGGTTTCGAGGATTTGGTGAG ATAATGTGTGACAAATACAGGCTTCCCTTTGTGAAAAGTTTTAAGTGTGAACCAAAAGCACAATGTTATGAG GTAAATGTTGTGGATGGATTGTTTTTCAAACCGTTTAGCAAATGGTTTGAAAGAAATCTAAGAGCACAGAGACCTGTGGAGAGACAT aatAATTACCTCTGCTTCAGTGGCAATGCAAAATCAATCAAAGAAAGATTTCTGGAGAATACAATAGTAGGTCATGCCTTTCTGGTGGATGGAAATGGACTTGTCAGATGGAAAGCACATGCAAATCCCACAGATGAAGAGATAAAATTCATGCTAGACTGTAGTAAATTGATGCTCAAGGACACATACAACCATGCTGGGAGTAATAATTATGCAACTTCAAATAGAAGATga
- the LOC136925873 gene encoding transmembrane protein 107-like, with product MFLGSLVVSRFLSLVAHFVVTVIIFLSKEANIKACLPIQYTDGEFSTKDMELIVGLSLTLVFLGVEFAGFIGGCSMFNGTASMLSIAAHSSAAISLSMFVIEEWDCDQFWYIFGFCSAFPVVIEICVLLGVLVFRADR from the exons ATGTTCCTTGGAAGTCTTGTGGTATCGAGATTTTTAAGTCTCGTTGCTCACTTTGTCGTGACTGTTATAATATTTTTGTCAAAG GAAGCAAATATTAAGGCTTGTTTGCCAATTCAGTACACAGATGGTGAATTTTCAACCAAAGATATGGA gttAATTGTAGGATTGTCTTTAACTCTTGTGTTTCTTGGTGTGGAATTTGCGGGATTCATTGGTGGTTGCTCAATGTTCAATGGCACTGCAAGTATGCTTT CCATTGCAGCTCATTCCAGTGCTGCTATTTCCCTGTCAATGTTTGTGATTGAAGAATGGGATTGTGACCAGTTTTGGTATATTTTTGGTTTCTGCAG CGCATTTCCAGTTGTTATAGAAATTTGTGTTCTTCTTGGAGTCCTTGTCTTCCGTGCAGACAGATGA